A window from Balearica regulorum gibbericeps isolate bBalReg1 chromosome 1, bBalReg1.pri, whole genome shotgun sequence encodes these proteins:
- the BCL2L14 gene encoding apoptosis facilitator Bcl-2-like protein 14 isoform X2, giving the protein MSSPSDVCMEEILLEDDERDSIEYRILMAYAQRRLSVSRYGKLLKNEANVQKSSSLIRRRAEIQLQGGWVELQGRKEANPKYHPGYRLPVLCGRAEQENPQTLSLHQGHTAYFLKLEAQSPSLQEENSQHQTSETADVNHIADKLVKLVASRSQEPLSDQSFRITCQNRTLCEKQDDSDPTVGSEGEEHDEEKIIQTIVSLLRQSGDQLEEKIKKDRVFYQCFKDMLSYPFFKRITDVFLEDVSADSTREPGGHTQCTKVAFTMEVATRLTAVDNHPMNLVLGFGLKYLREHFKPWIQDQGGWEKALTSLDQEEVE; this is encoded by the exons ATGTCTTCGCCAAGTGATGTCTGTATGGAAGAAATACTGCTGGAAGATGATGAGCGAGACAGCATAGAATACAGGATTCTAATGGCCTACGCCCAGAGGCGGTTGTCCGTTAGTAGATATgggaaacttctgaaaaatgaggcCAATGTGCAGAAATCATCGTCCTTAATCAGGAGAAGAGCGGAAATTCAATTACAGGGTGGCTGGGTGGAACTGCAGGGCAGAAAGGAAGCAAACCCAAAATACCATCCAGGATACCGTTTACCTGTTctctgtggcagagcagagcaggaaaacccccaaacactgTCATTGCACCAAGGTCACACGGCATATTTCTTAAAACTTGAGGCACAATCTCCGAGCCTTCAAGAAGAGAATTCTCAGCATCAGACAA GTGAAACAGCAGATGTCAACCACATCGCAGACAAACTTGTCAAGCTTGTTGCATCCAGATCCCAGGAACCTCTTTCAGATCAGTCATTCAGGATAACGTGTCAAAATCGGACTCTGTGTGAGAAACAAGATGATAGCGATCCTACTGTTGGAAGTGAGGGCGAGGAACATG ACGAAGAAAAGATAATACAAACAATAGTTTCACTGTTGAGACAATCAGGGGACCAACTAGAAGAAAAG atCAAAAAGGACAGGGTTTTCTATCAGTGCTTTAAAGACATGCTGTCCTACCCCTTCTTCAAGAGGATCACTGATGTGTTCCTGGAGGATGTCTCAGCAGATTCAACAAGAGAACCAGGAGGCCACACACAATGCACAAAAGTTGCCTTTACAATGGAAGTTGCCACCAGACTTACTGCTGTGGACAACCATCCTATGAACCTGGTCTTGGGCTTTGGATTAAAGTACCTCAGAGAACACTTCAAGCCATGGATTCAGGACCAGGGTGGCTGG GAGAAGGCTTTGACTTCACTGGATCAGGAAGAAGTAGAGTAA
- the BCL2L14 gene encoding apoptosis facilitator Bcl-2-like protein 14 isoform X1: protein MSSPSDVCMEEILLEDDERDSIEYRILMAYAQRRLSVSRYGKLLKNEANVQKSSSLIRRRAEIQLQGGWVELQGRKEANPKYHPGYRLPVLCGRAEQENPQTLSLHQGHTAYFLKLEAQSPSLQEENSQHQTTGETADVNHIADKLVKLVASRSQEPLSDQSFRITCQNRTLCEKQDDSDPTVGSEGEEHDEEKIIQTIVSLLRQSGDQLEEKIKKDRVFYQCFKDMLSYPFFKRITDVFLEDVSADSTREPGGHTQCTKVAFTMEVATRLTAVDNHPMNLVLGFGLKYLREHFKPWIQDQGGWEKALTSLDQEEVE from the exons ATGTCTTCGCCAAGTGATGTCTGTATGGAAGAAATACTGCTGGAAGATGATGAGCGAGACAGCATAGAATACAGGATTCTAATGGCCTACGCCCAGAGGCGGTTGTCCGTTAGTAGATATgggaaacttctgaaaaatgaggcCAATGTGCAGAAATCATCGTCCTTAATCAGGAGAAGAGCGGAAATTCAATTACAGGGTGGCTGGGTGGAACTGCAGGGCAGAAAGGAAGCAAACCCAAAATACCATCCAGGATACCGTTTACCTGTTctctgtggcagagcagagcaggaaaacccccaaacactgTCATTGCACCAAGGTCACACGGCATATTTCTTAAAACTTGAGGCACAATCTCCGAGCCTTCAAGAAGAGAATTCTCAGCATCAGACAA CAGGTGAAACAGCAGATGTCAACCACATCGCAGACAAACTTGTCAAGCTTGTTGCATCCAGATCCCAGGAACCTCTTTCAGATCAGTCATTCAGGATAACGTGTCAAAATCGGACTCTGTGTGAGAAACAAGATGATAGCGATCCTACTGTTGGAAGTGAGGGCGAGGAACATG ACGAAGAAAAGATAATACAAACAATAGTTTCACTGTTGAGACAATCAGGGGACCAACTAGAAGAAAAG atCAAAAAGGACAGGGTTTTCTATCAGTGCTTTAAAGACATGCTGTCCTACCCCTTCTTCAAGAGGATCACTGATGTGTTCCTGGAGGATGTCTCAGCAGATTCAACAAGAGAACCAGGAGGCCACACACAATGCACAAAAGTTGCCTTTACAATGGAAGTTGCCACCAGACTTACTGCTGTGGACAACCATCCTATGAACCTGGTCTTGGGCTTTGGATTAAAGTACCTCAGAGAACACTTCAAGCCATGGATTCAGGACCAGGGTGGCTGG GAGAAGGCTTTGACTTCACTGGATCAGGAAGAAGTAGAGTAA